One Betaproteobacteria bacterium DNA segment encodes these proteins:
- a CDS encoding response regulator transcription factor, translated as MTEVVTARRPTAMIADDEPLLRESLTRLLAQTWPELEVVAQARNGRAAVESFEAQHPDICFLDVHMPGLSGIEAARFIGRRAHVVFVTAYDQYAVQAFDQGALDYLVKPVELSRLMDTVARLKERLRATPEIPDTAALLDQLAARVFKNAAPTSLRWLRVSVGQALRLVSADEIDFLRSEDKYTLVAWHDPAGQPAEGLVRTPLKELINQLDAEQFVQVHRSVVVNLRAIKQVLRGHNETANIHLKYRADVLPVSRTFLHHFRMM; from the coding sequence ATGACGGAGGTCGTGACCGCGCGGCGCCCCACGGCGATGATTGCTGATGATGAACCACTGCTGCGCGAATCGCTCACGCGCCTGCTTGCGCAGACCTGGCCCGAACTGGAGGTGGTCGCGCAGGCGCGCAATGGCCGCGCGGCGGTCGAGAGTTTCGAGGCACAGCACCCCGACATTTGTTTTCTCGACGTGCACATGCCCGGCTTGTCCGGCATCGAAGCAGCGCGCTTCATCGGCCGCCGCGCGCATGTCGTGTTCGTCACCGCTTACGATCAGTACGCGGTGCAGGCGTTCGACCAGGGCGCGCTCGATTACCTGGTGAAGCCGGTAGAGCTTTCACGTCTGATGGACACCGTGGCGCGCCTCAAGGAGCGACTGCGTGCCACGCCGGAGATTCCCGATACCGCCGCCTTGCTCGATCAACTCGCGGCGCGGGTTTTCAAGAATGCGGCACCAACGTCGCTTCGCTGGCTGCGCGTATCGGTGGGGCAGGCGCTGCGCCTGGTGTCGGCTGACGAGATCGATTTCCTGCGCTCGGAAGACAAGTACACGCTCGTCGCCTGGCATGATCCGGCGGGCCAGCCTGCCGAGGGGCTGGTGCGCACGCCATTGAAGGAACTCATCAACCAGCTTGATGCCGAGCAGTTTGTGCAGGTGCACCGCTCGGTGGTGGTTAACCTTCGCGCGATCAAACAGGTCCTGCGCGGTCATAACGAGACGGCCAACATCCATCTGAAATATCGCGCGGATGTGTTGCCGGTAAGCCGCACCTTTCTTCATCATTTTCGAATGATGTAA
- a CDS encoding glycerophosphodiester phosphodiesterase: MRRLALLTALCLTFPLHAFDLQGHRGARGLLPENTLPAFQKAIDLGVDTIECDMAITKDGVVVIHHDLYLNPDTTRGPDGNWLGEKNPAISELTFAELQKYDVGRLKPGTEYAKTFKDQQPVDGTRIPKLSDLFDLVKKSGNTKIGFDCETKVSPADRAATRPPEEFARMAIAEIRKAGMATRTMVQSFDWSTLQAIQKEAPEIRTMYLSSPRTLALAADGTPSPWLAGFNPERFAGSVPKAIKAANGKIWAPNQTFLTPAMLAEARSMGIIVIPWTVNDPAMMNKLLDMGVDGIISDRPDLVQIELKKRK; the protein is encoded by the coding sequence ATGCGCCGACTCGCCCTGCTCACCGCACTTTGCCTGACGTTTCCCCTCCACGCCTTCGACTTGCAAGGCCACCGCGGTGCGCGCGGATTGTTGCCGGAAAATACGCTGCCCGCGTTTCAGAAGGCAATCGACCTCGGCGTCGATACCATTGAATGCGACATGGCGATCACGAAGGACGGCGTGGTGGTGATCCATCATGACCTGTACCTCAACCCGGACACCACGCGCGGCCCCGATGGAAACTGGCTGGGCGAGAAGAACCCCGCCATCAGCGAGCTCACCTTTGCCGAGCTGCAGAAGTACGACGTCGGCCGCCTGAAGCCCGGCACCGAATACGCGAAGACGTTCAAGGACCAGCAGCCGGTCGATGGCACGCGCATCCCGAAGCTTTCCGATCTCTTCGATCTGGTGAAAAAATCCGGCAATACAAAGATCGGGTTTGACTGCGAGACAAAGGTTTCCCCCGCGGATCGCGCGGCCACACGGCCGCCGGAGGAATTCGCCCGCATGGCCATCGCCGAAATTCGCAAGGCCGGGATGGCGACGCGAACAATGGTGCAATCGTTCGACTGGAGCACGCTGCAGGCGATTCAGAAAGAGGCGCCGGAAATCCGCACGATGTATTTGTCTTCTCCGCGCACGCTTGCCCTCGCGGCAGACGGCACTCCGTCACCGTGGCTTGCCGGCTTCAACCCCGAGCGGTTCGCGGGCTCAGTACCCAAGGCGATCAAGGCCGCAAACGGAAAGATCTGGGCGCCAAACCAGACTTTTCTCACGCCAGCCATGTTGGCCGAGGCGCGGTCAATGGGGATCATCGTCATTCCGTGGACCGTCAATGACCCGGCAATGATGAACAAGTTGCTGGACATGGGCGTGGACGGCATCATTTCCGACCGGCCGGACCTCGTGCAAATCGAGCTGAAGAAACGCAAGTAA
- a CDS encoding histidine kinase, which yields MTFIDATPIRHDLARVFHWRRMKVMLITCFLLHLPILATWQASYAVLVGRVLFIGCVVLLAFGLFERSPIHLPAWISRWALQVFAVAVAVPISTAIAYAITTIGDPAHWWQNQNRMFGFSIMTALGLLVSPWIAVAALLRQIKDEAHKLALTFELARSEYDRNALDARLRLLQAQVAPHFLFNTLANVRELVSTGSPRAAPVLESLIAYLRAAVPRLNQPSSTMGQELELVQAYLDVMQMRMPDRLQFSVEADDDARTLVCPPMTLLTLVENAMRHGIDPTEEGGRIDVRVTIINGRGHAEVRDTGMGLARGSEGLGTGLANLRERLQLAFDGDAHVTLSEISPHGVRAEIDFPARKDAP from the coding sequence ATGACATTCATAGACGCCACGCCCATCCGCCACGACCTTGCGCGCGTGTTCCATTGGCGGCGCATGAAAGTCATGCTGATAACGTGCTTCTTATTGCACCTGCCGATACTCGCGACATGGCAGGCGTCCTATGCCGTCCTTGTCGGTCGCGTGCTGTTCATCGGCTGTGTGGTATTGCTTGCCTTCGGGTTGTTCGAGCGCTCGCCCATACACCTGCCCGCGTGGATTTCGCGCTGGGCGCTGCAAGTGTTCGCGGTGGCCGTGGCAGTTCCGATCAGTACCGCGATCGCCTACGCAATCACCACGATAGGGGACCCGGCGCACTGGTGGCAGAACCAGAATCGCATGTTCGGATTCAGCATCATGACCGCACTGGGGCTGCTGGTCTCGCCGTGGATTGCCGTTGCGGCGTTGCTTCGGCAAATCAAGGACGAGGCGCACAAGCTCGCCTTGACATTTGAACTCGCGCGCAGCGAGTACGATCGCAATGCGCTCGATGCGCGCCTGCGATTGCTGCAAGCGCAGGTCGCGCCGCATTTTCTGTTTAATACCCTCGCGAACGTACGCGAACTGGTCAGCACGGGTTCGCCGCGCGCAGCGCCGGTGCTGGAGAGCCTGATCGCTTACTTGCGCGCCGCGGTGCCGCGCCTCAATCAGCCCTCCAGCACGATGGGTCAGGAGCTCGAACTGGTGCAGGCGTATCTGGACGTGATGCAAATGCGCATGCCCGATCGCCTGCAATTCAGCGTTGAAGCCGACGACGACGCGCGAACGCTGGTGTGCCCGCCGATGACGCTGTTGACCCTGGTCGAAAATGCCATGCGTCACGGCATCGATCCGACCGAGGAGGGCGGACGCATCGATGTGCGCGTGACCATCATCAATGGGCGCGGCCATGCTGAAGTGCGCGATACCGGCATGGGCCTTGCCCGTGGCAGCGAAGGGCTGGGCACCGGGCTTGCCAACTTGCGGGAGCGCTTGCAGTTGGCCTTCGACGGCGATGCCCACGTTACGCTCAGCGAAATCTCGCCACACGGCGTGCGTGCCGAAATCGATTTCCCCGCGCGAAAGGATGCGCCATGA